A stretch of the Verrucomicrobiia bacterium genome encodes the following:
- a CDS encoding serine acetyltransferase encodes MGRVRRRRRVQARGRGRARRRGDGAVEWPGCSVESGPAVHYPIKDLTQALLASYRRHGGINHLDGANLPSRAGVVAVTLDLLRLLFPGFFDEQVAHSSELQAETALRLDSVAGRLEDEIYKCLGCFGCPEGSDRDPRPAAHEAAIRFLLQLPAVRELLQTDVEAAFAGDPAARTREEVIVAYPFIEAIAVHRMAHVLHGQGVPLLPRIMSEWAHSRTGMDIHPGARIGSHFFVDHCTGTVIGESAELGHHVKLYQGVGLVARSLAAGQALRGTKRHPTLEDHVTIYANATIVGGDTVIGHDSTIGANVFLMESVPPQSLVLMEDVRVRVMNKRDRGVSVDFQI; translated from the coding sequence TGGCCGGGATGTTCCGTGGAGAGTGGTCCTGCGGTGCATTATCCGATCAAGGACCTGACGCAGGCGCTGCTGGCGAGCTACCGGCGGCATGGCGGCATCAATCACCTCGATGGGGCCAACCTCCCGTCGCGGGCCGGTGTGGTCGCCGTGACCCTGGACCTGTTGCGGCTGTTGTTTCCCGGTTTCTTCGACGAGCAGGTGGCGCATTCCTCGGAGCTGCAGGCCGAGACGGCGTTGCGGCTGGATTCCGTGGCGGGACGGCTGGAAGACGAGATCTACAAGTGCCTGGGCTGCTTTGGGTGTCCGGAGGGTTCGGACCGCGACCCGCGTCCGGCGGCGCACGAGGCGGCGATCCGGTTTTTGCTACAGCTTCCCGCGGTGCGGGAATTGTTGCAGACGGACGTGGAGGCGGCCTTTGCCGGGGATCCTGCGGCGCGGACGCGCGAGGAAGTCATCGTGGCGTACCCGTTCATCGAGGCCATTGCGGTTCATCGGATGGCCCATGTGCTGCATGGGCAGGGCGTGCCGCTGCTGCCGCGGATCATGAGCGAGTGGGCCCACAGCCGCACCGGCATGGACATCCACCCTGGCGCCCGGATTGGCTCCCATTTCTTTGTGGATCACTGCACGGGGACGGTGATCGGCGAGTCGGCCGAGCTGGGACACCATGTGAAGCTCTACCAGGGGGTGGGACTGGTGGCGCGGTCCCTGGCCGCCGGGCAGGCGCTGCGGGGAACCAAGCGGCACCCCACCCTGGAGGACCATGTGACGATCTACGCCAATGCGACGATCGTGGGCGGCGACACCGTGATCGGACACGACAGCACCATCGGGGCGAATGTGTTCCTGATGGAAAGCGTGCCACCGCAGAGCCTGGTCCTCATGGAGGACGTCCGGGTGCGGGTGATGAACAAACGGGACCGGGGGGTGTCTGTGGACTTCCAGATCTGA
- a CDS encoding exosortase/archaeosortase family protein, protein MKELRQLWESLPDRAALGVALASWCVLFHLMGNSSFGYVNNPSMFGWLTGWYQLKSVGEMGDELAPFVPFLVLALMYLRRAELAAVPKRPWSPALVLVASGLLLHCIGYVGQQVRLSVVGFIVGSWGLMGVFWGPAWLRATLFPWFLLIFAIPIATYLDGPTFHLRLLSTRLSVDFCNSVLGLDLLRKGTSVFHNPGNGAAGFQFDVAAACSGMRSASVVLLLSVVYAFMNFHSVWRRALLIASSVPFALAGNVVRLVVVFTVGEAFGEAAGKMIETHFGFITYLGALGCLFTLGWMLRERADSGGPPPASSAAPEASAPDTPPTASRSPA, encoded by the coding sequence GTGAAGGAACTGCGTCAGCTTTGGGAGTCCCTGCCGGACCGGGCGGCCCTCGGGGTCGCGCTGGCGTCGTGGTGTGTGCTGTTTCACCTGATGGGCAACTCGTCCTTCGGCTATGTGAACAATCCGTCCATGTTCGGGTGGCTCACGGGCTGGTACCAGCTGAAGTCGGTGGGTGAGATGGGCGACGAACTGGCGCCGTTCGTGCCGTTCCTGGTGCTGGCCCTGATGTACCTGCGCCGGGCCGAGTTGGCCGCAGTGCCCAAGCGTCCCTGGAGCCCGGCGCTGGTGCTGGTGGCGTCCGGCCTGCTGCTGCACTGCATCGGGTATGTCGGCCAGCAGGTGCGCCTGTCCGTCGTCGGGTTCATCGTCGGGAGTTGGGGACTGATGGGGGTGTTCTGGGGGCCGGCATGGTTGCGTGCGACCCTGTTTCCGTGGTTTCTCCTGATCTTCGCCATCCCGATTGCGACGTATCTCGACGGCCCGACGTTTCATTTGAGGCTGCTGTCCACGCGTCTGTCGGTGGATTTCTGCAATTCCGTGCTGGGGCTGGATCTTCTGCGGAAGGGGACTTCGGTGTTTCACAACCCCGGCAATGGCGCCGCCGGGTTTCAGTTCGATGTGGCCGCCGCGTGCAGCGGCATGCGCAGCGCCAGTGTGGTGTTGCTGCTGTCGGTGGTGTACGCCTTCATGAATTTCCATTCGGTCTGGCGCCGGGCGCTCCTGATTGCCTCCTCGGTGCCGTTCGCCCTTGCCGGCAATGTGGTCCGCCTCGTGGTGGTCTTCACGGTGGGCGAGGCCTTTGGGGAGGCGGCGGGGAAGATGATCGAGACCCATTTCGGTTTCATCACCTACCTGGGCGCCCTCGGGTGTTTGTTCACCCTGGGCTGGATGCTTCGGGAACGGGCGGATTCTGGAGGACCCCCGCCCGCGTCGAGTGCCGCTCCGGAGGCGTCGGCGCCGGACACCCCGCCAACGGCATCCCGTTCCCCAGCATGA
- a CDS encoding exosortase-associated EpsI family protein, protein MNRGSLVLLAIAVALMGGTFALLVRVRDRQTLGAPAVRLVPMPLISADGRITRTNSVFLPTLIPGFEARPGVITDQELAGLPPDTSFGRQIYRSQDDDFTAQVSVVLMGRDRTSIHQPDFCLTGAGWMIQNKRYDTIPLADGRQLPVRRFDAVFDHKGPDGLPRRTAGVYVFWFAADGEVTASQAERTLLLMRELVTEGVLQRWSYASYFAQCVPGDEEATYARLKALIVASVPQFQRFDVAANP, encoded by the coding sequence ATGAACCGCGGTTCCCTGGTCCTCCTCGCCATCGCCGTGGCGCTGATGGGCGGCACCTTCGCCCTGCTGGTGCGCGTGCGGGATCGTCAAACCCTGGGGGCGCCCGCCGTGCGACTGGTTCCCATGCCATTGATCTCCGCCGACGGCCGCATCACCCGCACCAATTCAGTGTTCCTGCCGACCCTGATTCCCGGATTCGAAGCACGGCCGGGGGTGATCACCGACCAGGAGCTTGCGGGGCTGCCTCCGGACACCTCGTTCGGGCGGCAGATCTACCGGTCACAGGACGATGACTTCACCGCGCAGGTTTCGGTCGTGCTGATGGGCCGGGACCGGACGAGCATCCATCAACCGGATTTTTGTCTGACGGGGGCGGGCTGGATGATCCAGAACAAGCGGTACGACACCATTCCCCTGGCAGACGGACGGCAGTTGCCCGTGCGGCGATTTGATGCGGTGTTCGACCACAAGGGGCCCGACGGCCTGCCGCGGCGGACGGCGGGGGTGTATGTGTTCTGGTTTGCGGCGGACGGCGAGGTCACGGCCAGCCAGGCGGAGCGCACGCTGCTCCTGATGCGCGAACTGGTCACCGAGGGGGTGTTGCAACGCTGGTCGTACGCCTCGTACTTCGCCCAATGTGTGCCGGGGGACGAGGAGGCCACCTATGCCCGGTTGAAGGCGCTGATCGTGGCGAGCGTGCCCCAGTTCCAGAGGTTCGACGTCGCGGCGAATCCCTAG